The Paraburkholderia sabiae genome includes a region encoding these proteins:
- a CDS encoding 4a-hydroxytetrahydrobiopterin dehydratase has protein sequence MTQSEQVYSDEEVQKKLEGPLQYWYLEDGWLRRKYRTESWKGTLMVVNTVGHLAEAAWHHPDLTVSYAFVVVKLKTHTAKGITDKDFALARKIEEVIQWQPGKEGGPLEGTPADDQRFRYIKYDAPKS, from the coding sequence ATGACGCAAAGCGAACAGGTGTATTCCGACGAGGAAGTCCAGAAGAAACTCGAAGGTCCGTTGCAGTACTGGTATCTCGAAGACGGCTGGCTGCGGCGCAAGTACCGCACGGAAAGCTGGAAAGGCACGCTGATGGTGGTGAACACCGTCGGCCATCTGGCGGAAGCCGCGTGGCATCACCCGGATCTGACCGTCTCGTACGCGTTCGTCGTCGTGAAGCTGAAGACGCATACGGCGAAGGGCATCACCGACAAGGACTTCGCGCTCGCGCGCAAGATCGAGGAAGTGATCCAGTGGCAGCCGGGCAAGGAAGGCGGCCCGCTCGAAGGCACGCCCGCCGACGATCAGCGCTTCCGCTATATCAAGTACGACGCGCCGAAAAGCTGA